The Veillonellaceae bacterium region TGTTCGAGAATGATGGCGATAAGCCGGCTAATATTACAGTAACGCAGTTTGGTTTGGGTGGTCCTGGACTTGATTATTTGGCAATTGGCAAGGAAGTCCAGATGGAGTATTTTGCCGACAACAATTTGTATTTGGTCGAAGTTCCGGCTGGCGGTTCCCGGCAGCTCTCTACTGAACTGGCCGATGCTGTTGTCCAGACTAACGAGCTCGTTAACGGCATGTATGACTTTATAACCGACCGCCCGGTAAAGGTTAGTGTTATGATGCTGCCCGTTGACGCAGATGTGAAAGAGTTTGCAAAAACAGCTAAAATCCTGCCCGCCGATCAATGGCGTTTGCGGGGAACTTTTGAAGGGGCAGACCGTCTGCTGGTAGCTGACCAAGCGTACAGCCCTAAAAAAGATGGGCCGGTAGCCATTACCCTTGCCGACAATAAGCTTGATAAATATGTGACCGGCATCGATAAAACAGACGGCAGCATGGTGCTTAACTATGGCAATTATGGTGTTGTCTATAAGATCTTTATTCCATCGCATTACGATGGCAAAATTGCGTATCACCTCAATCCGCGCGGCGGCCAATACGCCGGTGGCATGGGCCTCAAGTATCAGCATCAGATTCGATCGGTAATTCCGACTCCGGAGAATGCGACCTCCTTCGGCGCAACCGAGAAGGAAGCAGCTTACTTGGGCACCTTTGACGGCGGTCAATCACTGTGGCTGACCTTTAGCCCGCCGGGCGCATCTAACTTGCCGGTTAGGTTAGTGCTAACTCCAGAACAATAACTACTTGATTCCAAATCCGAAAAGGGATAAAATAGATTAAGTAAAAATGTAGTTGTTCAAGGAGGGGTTACTTTGGCTAAGCATATTATGACTGTTAATACAGCTTCATTGCAAAAAACTGTACATACAGGCGGTTGCGGCGAATGCCAGGCTTCGTGCCAGTCGGCATGCAAAACATCCTGCACTGTTGGCAATCAGGTCTGCCAGAAGCAATAGGCCGGAGGAACAGCCCCTTGCCGTAAGTTCGGCAAGGGGTTTATTTTCATATATGAAAGGTTGTACTTAATGAAAATTCATAAGTTTTATCTCAATGACATGTATATAATGCTCGACATCAATAGCGGCGCCGTGCATGTTATTGATAAAATTGTCTATGATATAATGGATGTCTTTACCGGCAATAATGACCAGAAAGTTCTGGCCGCTCTTGACGGTAAATATGAGCAAGTCGAGCTTAAGGAAGTAATGGCTGAACTGCGCGGCTTGATGGCCGAGGGTCAGCTGTTTGCGCCTGATATCAATGTGCCGCCGACTTTTAGCGATAAGCCATTGGTCAAATCACTCTGCCTGCATATAGCCCATGACTGTAATTTGCGCTGTAAGTACTGTTTTGCCGGTACCGGTGATTTCGGTCATGACCGCGGCTTTATGTCCCAAGAGGTCGGCAAGCGGGCGGTAGATTTTATTATTGAAAATAGCGGCGCGCGCCGTCACTGTGAAATTGACTTTTTTGGCGGCGAACCGCTAATGAATATGGATACCGTCAAAGCTGTTGTTGAATATGTAAGACAGCGTGAAAGCGAAACAGGCAAGGTTTTCAAGCTTACGCTGACAACAAATGGCGTACTTCTAAACGATGCGAATATAAAATATCTAAATGATAATAATATAAGCCTGGTACTAAGTATGGACGGTCGGCCCGAAGTCCATGACAATATGCGGCCGCATGTTGACGGACGGGGCAGCTTTGACCGGGTTTTAAAAAATGTCCGCAAAACAGTCGATTCTCGTAACGGTGAGAATTATTATCTGCGCGGTACTTTCACGGCCAATAATCTTGATTTCGCCGCCGATGTTTTAGCAATGGCTGATTTAGGCTTTAATCTTTTATCGGTAGAGCCCGTTGTCGCTAAGGACTGTGACTATGCTTTGGAAGAAGAACACCTGCCTAAGCTTTACCAGCAGTATGAAGAGCTCGCCGTTGAATATCTCAATCGTAAGTTGGCCAGCAATGGTTTTGAGTTCTTCCATTTTAATATGGATATCAATAATGGGCCTTGTGTTGCCAAGCGGCTGAGTGGCTGCGGAGCCGGTCATGAATACTTTGCTGTTACCCCGGACGGCGAGCTCTATCCTTGTCACCAATTTGTCGGTCGTGAAAAATATCGACTGGGTACGGTTTTTGAGGGCGTTAAAGAAACTAAAATGCCCGAGAAGTTCCGGCAGGCTCATGTTCTCAACAAGCCGGAATGCGCTAAGTGCTGGGCGCGGTTCTATTGCAGCGGCGGCTGTCATGCCAACGCTGATTTGTTCAGTGGGGATATTTATAAACCTTATGAAATTGGCTGCAAGCTTCAGAAAAAACGGCTTGAATGCGCGTTGATGATTCAGGCAAAAATAGCACTTGCCAGTCAGCAGGAAAAATAAGGAATAATGCGGAATTAATAAGCACCCCTCTAAAATAGGAGAACGTTATGAAACGTCTTAAGATTAATATTGCCGGTATCGTACAAGGGGTGGGTTTCCGCCCCTTTGTTTTTAATTTGGCCAATCATTTTGAGCTTAGCGGCTTTATTCTAAATAACGCTGCCGGAGTTGAGCTTGAGGTTGAGGGGCGGACTGCAAGTCTAGAAGCTTTTGTAAAGGCTCTAACGACGCAGGCGCCGCCATTAGCTGTGTTGTCCGAAGTTAAAATAACGCCGGCAGCAGTCGGCGGTGACAGCCTCTTTGTTATCAGAAACAGTGATAGTACAGCGGCTAAAACGGCCTTGGTATCGCCCGATGTTGCAACTTGCGCTGATTGTCAGCGTGAGCTTAAGGATAGTACCGACCGGCGCAGCGGTTATCCG contains the following coding sequences:
- the scfA gene encoding six-cysteine peptide SCIFF encodes the protein MTVNTASLQKTVHTGGCGECQASCQSACKTSCTVGNQVCQKQ
- the scfB gene encoding thioether cross-link-forming SCIFF peptide maturase, giving the protein MKIHKFYLNDMYIMLDINSGAVHVIDKIVYDIMDVFTGNNDQKVLAALDGKYEQVELKEVMAELRGLMAEGQLFAPDINVPPTFSDKPLVKSLCLHIAHDCNLRCKYCFAGTGDFGHDRGFMSQEVGKRAVDFIIENSGARRHCEIDFFGGEPLMNMDTVKAVVEYVRQRESETGKVFKLTLTTNGVLLNDANIKYLNDNNISLVLSMDGRPEVHDNMRPHVDGRGSFDRVLKNVRKTVDSRNGENYYLRGTFTANNLDFAADVLAMADLGFNLLSVEPVVAKDCDYALEEEHLPKLYQQYEELAVEYLNRKLASNGFEFFHFNMDINNGPCVAKRLSGCGAGHEYFAVTPDGELYPCHQFVGREKYRLGTVFEGVKETKMPEKFRQAHVLNKPECAKCWARFYCSGGCHANADLFSGDIYKPYEIGCKLQKKRLECALMIQAKIALASQQEK
- a CDS encoding copper amine oxidase, with translation MKFFRYILPAAVALALCVNSTGLAADAVKDRLNGIDLLKLPEWQVKETYSGGKLLLSDSPEMVPEDGITYQDTVDGKARLFFHHVNATDEPKKIVVLFENDGDKPANITVTQFGLGGPGLDYLAIGKEVQMEYFADNNLYLVEVPAGGSRQLSTELADAVVQTNELVNGMYDFITDRPVKVSVMMLPVDADVKEFAKTAKILPADQWRLRGTFEGADRLLVADQAYSPKKDGPVAITLADNKLDKYVTGIDKTDGSMVLNYGNYGVVYKIFIPSHYDGKIAYHLNPRGGQYAGGMGLKYQHQIRSVIPTPENATSFGATEKEAAYLGTFDGGQSLWLTFSPPGASNLPVRLVLTPEQ